The following are from one region of the Camelus dromedarius isolate mCamDro1 chromosome 16, mCamDro1.pat, whole genome shotgun sequence genome:
- the UNK gene encoding RING finger protein unkempt homolog isoform X2: MSKGPGPGGSAASSAPPAATAQVLQAQPEKPQHYTYLKEFRTEQCPLFVQHKCTQHRPYTCFHWHFVNQRRRRSIRRRDGTFNYSPDVYCSKYDEATGLCPEGDECPFLHRTTGDTERRYHLRYYKTGICIHETDSKGNCTKNGLHCAFAHGPHDLRSPVYDIRELQAMEALQNGQTTVEGSIEGQSAGAASHAMIEKILSEEPRWQETAYVLGNYKTEPCKKPPRLCRQGYACPYYHNSKDRRRSPRKHKYRSSPCPNVKHGDEWGDPGKCENGDSCQYCHTRTEQQFHPEIYKSTKCNDMQQSGSCPRGPFCAFAHVEQPPLGDDLQPSSAVSSPTQPGPVLYMPSAAGDSVPVSPSSPHAPDLSALLCRNSSLGSPSNLCGSPPGSIRKPPNLEGIVFPGESGLAPGSYKKAPGFEREDQVGAEYLKNLKCQAKLKPHSLEPRSQEQPLLQPKQDMLGILPVGSPLTSSISSSITSSLAATPPSPAGTSSVPGMNANALPFYPTSDTVESVIESALDDLDLNEFGVAALEKTFDSSTVPHPGSITIGGSLLQSSAPVNIPGSLGSSASFHSASPSPPVSLSSHFLQQPQGHLSQSENTFLGTSASHGSLGLNGMNSSIWEHFASGSFSPGTSPAFLSGPGAAELARLRQELDEANSTIKQWEESWKQAKQACDAWKKEAEEAGERASAAGAECELAREQRDALEVQVKKLQEELERLHSGPDPQALPTFSNLEALSLSTLYSLQKQLRAHLEQVDKAVFHMQSVKCLKCQEQNRAVLPCQHAVLCELCAEGSECPVCQPGRAHALQS; encoded by the exons GTACCTGAAGGAATTCCGCACTGAGCAGTGCCCACTCTTTGTGCAACACAAATGCACTCAGCATCGGCCCTACACCTGCTTCCACTGGCATTTTGTGAACCAGCGACGACGCCGGTCCATTCGCCGTCGGGACGGTACCTTCAACTATAGCCCTGACGTCTACTGCAGCAAATACGACGAGGCCACTGGTCTCTGCCCGGAGGGCGACGA GTGCCCATTCCTGCACAGGACCACAGGGGACACTGAGCGCAGGTACCACCTGCGCTACTATAAGACTGGAATCTGCATCCACGAGACAGACTCAAAAGGCAACTGCACCAAAAACGGCCTGCACTGCGCTTTTGCCCACGGGCCCCATGACCTCCGCTCCCCTGTCTACGACATCAG gGAGCTCCAGGCAATGGAGGCCTTGCAGAACGGCCAGACCACAGTAGAGGGCAGCATAGAGGGCCAGTCTGCTGGGGCCGCGAGCCACGCCATGATAGAAAAAATCCTCAGTGAGGAGCCACGGTGGCAAG AGACCGCTTATGTGCTGGGGAACTATAAGACGGAGCCGTGCAAGAAGCCCCCGCGGCTGTGCCGCCAGGGTTATGCCTGTCCCTACTACCACAACAGCAAGGACCGGCGGCGGAGCCCCCGGAAACACAAATACAG GTCATCTCCATGTCCAAACGTAAAACACGGGGATGAGTGGGGAGACCCCGGGAAGTGTGAGAACGGAGACTCTTGCCAGTACTGCCACACCCGCACGGAGCAACAGTTCCACCCTGAG ATCTATAAATCTACCAAGTGCAACGACATGCAGCAGTCGGGCAGCTGTCCCAGAGGACCTTTCTGCGCCTTCGCCCATGTAGAAC AGCCACCCCTTGGTGATGACCTGCAGCCTTCCTCAGCTGtgtccagccccacccagccaggtCCCGTCTTGTACATGCCATCTGCTGCCGGAGACTCGGTGCCCGTGAGCCCCTCCAGCCCGCATGCCCCTGACCTCAGCGCC ctccTCTGTAGAAACAGCAGTCTAGGTAGTCCATCTAACCTCTGTGGCTCCCCGCCGGGCTCCATCAGGAAGCCCCCGAATCTGGAAGGCATTGTCTTCCCTGGGGAGTCTGGCCTCGCCCCTGGCAGCTATAAGAAGGCTCCTGGCTTCGAGAGGGAAGATCAGGTGGGAGCCGAGTACCTGAAAAATTTGAAATGCCAG GCCAAGTTAAAACCCCACTCACTAGAGCCCAGAAGTCAAGAGCAGCCTCTGCTTCAGCCCAAACAG GACATGCTGGGCATCCTTCCTGTGGGCAGCCCCCTGACCTCAAGCATCTCTTCTAGTATCACCTCCAGCCTAGCAGCTACTCCCCCTAGCCCTGCCGGCACCAGCAGCGTCCCTGGAATGAATGCAAATGCTCTGCCCTTCTACCCCACCAGCGACACGGTAGAGTCGGTCATAG AGTCTGCCCTGGATGACCTGGACCTGAACGAGTTTGGGGTAGCTGCCCTAGAAAAAACTTTCGATAGCAGCACAGTGCCCCACCCAGGCAGCATCACAATCG GCGGCAGCTTGCTGCAGAGCTCTGCACCCGTGAACATCCCTGGCTCCTTAGGCAGCTCTGCCTCCTTCCACTCAGCGTCCCCGTCCCCTCCTGTCAGCCTCTCCTCACACTTcctgcagcagccccagggccacCTGAGCCAgtcagaaaacacatttttggGGACTTCAGCATCACATGGATCTTTGG GTCTGAACGGGATGAACAGCAGCATCTGGGAGCATTTTGCCTCTGGAAGCTTCTCCCCGGGCACTTCCCCTGCCTTCCTGTCAGGGCCGGGGGCTGCCGAGCTGGCCCGGCTTCGGCAAGAGCTGGACGAAGCCAACAGCACCATCAAGCAGTGGGAGGAATCCTGGAAGCAGGCGAAGCAG GCTTGTGATGCCtggaagaaggaggcagaggaggccgGTGAGCGGGCCAGCGCAGCAGGCGCTGAGTGCGAGTTGGCCCGGGAACAGCGGGATGCACTGGAGGTGCaggtgaagaaactacaggaggAGCTGGAGCGGCTGCACTCGGGCCCCGACCCACAGGCCCTACCCACTTTCTCCAACCTGGAGGCCCTCTCACTCTCCACCCTCTACTCCCTCCAGAAGCAGCTGCGGGCTCACTTAGAGCAAGTGGACAAG GCCGTGTTCCACATGCAGTCGGTGAAATGCCTTAAGTGTCAGGAGCAGAACCGAGCGGTGCTGCCGTGCCAACACGCCGTGCTGTGTGAGCTCTGTGCCGAGGGCAGTGAGTGCCCTGTCTGCCAGCCAGGCCGGGCCCATGCCCTCCAGTCGTGA
- the UNK gene encoding RING finger protein unkempt homolog isoform X1, whose amino-acid sequence MSKGPGPGGSAASSAPPAATAQVLQAQPEKPQHYTYLKEFRTEQCPLFVQHKCTQHRPYTCFHWHFVNQRRRRSIRRRDGTFNYSPDVYCSKYDEATGLCPEGDECPFLHRTTGDTERRYHLRYYKTGICIHETDSKGNCTKNGLHCAFAHGPHDLRSPVYDIRELQAMEALQNGQTTVEGSIEGQSAGAASHAMIEKILSEEPRWQETAYVLGNYKTEPCKKPPRLCRQGYACPYYHNSKDRRRSPRKHKYRSSPCPNVKHGDEWGDPGKCENGDSCQYCHTRTEQQFHPEIYKSTKCNDMQQSGSCPRGPFCAFAHVEQPPLGDDLQPSSAVSSPTQPGPVLYMPSAAGDSVPVSPSSPHAPDLSALLCRNSSLGSPSNLCGSPPGSIRKPPNLEGIVFPGESGLAPGSYKKAPGFEREDQVGAEYLKNLKCQAKLKPHSLEPRSQEQPLLQPKQDMLGILPVGSPLTSSISSSITSSLAATPPSPAGTSSVPGMNANALPFYPTSDTVESVIESALDDLDLNEFGVAALEKTFDSSTVPHPGSITIGGSLLQSSAPVNIPGSLGSSASFHSASPSPPVSLSSHFLQQPQGHLSQSENTFLGTSASHGSLGLNGMNSSIWEHFASGSFSPGTSPAFLSGPGAAELARLRQELDEANSTIKQWEESWKQAKQAASASSLPPSPGT is encoded by the exons GTACCTGAAGGAATTCCGCACTGAGCAGTGCCCACTCTTTGTGCAACACAAATGCACTCAGCATCGGCCCTACACCTGCTTCCACTGGCATTTTGTGAACCAGCGACGACGCCGGTCCATTCGCCGTCGGGACGGTACCTTCAACTATAGCCCTGACGTCTACTGCAGCAAATACGACGAGGCCACTGGTCTCTGCCCGGAGGGCGACGA GTGCCCATTCCTGCACAGGACCACAGGGGACACTGAGCGCAGGTACCACCTGCGCTACTATAAGACTGGAATCTGCATCCACGAGACAGACTCAAAAGGCAACTGCACCAAAAACGGCCTGCACTGCGCTTTTGCCCACGGGCCCCATGACCTCCGCTCCCCTGTCTACGACATCAG gGAGCTCCAGGCAATGGAGGCCTTGCAGAACGGCCAGACCACAGTAGAGGGCAGCATAGAGGGCCAGTCTGCTGGGGCCGCGAGCCACGCCATGATAGAAAAAATCCTCAGTGAGGAGCCACGGTGGCAAG AGACCGCTTATGTGCTGGGGAACTATAAGACGGAGCCGTGCAAGAAGCCCCCGCGGCTGTGCCGCCAGGGTTATGCCTGTCCCTACTACCACAACAGCAAGGACCGGCGGCGGAGCCCCCGGAAACACAAATACAG GTCATCTCCATGTCCAAACGTAAAACACGGGGATGAGTGGGGAGACCCCGGGAAGTGTGAGAACGGAGACTCTTGCCAGTACTGCCACACCCGCACGGAGCAACAGTTCCACCCTGAG ATCTATAAATCTACCAAGTGCAACGACATGCAGCAGTCGGGCAGCTGTCCCAGAGGACCTTTCTGCGCCTTCGCCCATGTAGAAC AGCCACCCCTTGGTGATGACCTGCAGCCTTCCTCAGCTGtgtccagccccacccagccaggtCCCGTCTTGTACATGCCATCTGCTGCCGGAGACTCGGTGCCCGTGAGCCCCTCCAGCCCGCATGCCCCTGACCTCAGCGCC ctccTCTGTAGAAACAGCAGTCTAGGTAGTCCATCTAACCTCTGTGGCTCCCCGCCGGGCTCCATCAGGAAGCCCCCGAATCTGGAAGGCATTGTCTTCCCTGGGGAGTCTGGCCTCGCCCCTGGCAGCTATAAGAAGGCTCCTGGCTTCGAGAGGGAAGATCAGGTGGGAGCCGAGTACCTGAAAAATTTGAAATGCCAG GCCAAGTTAAAACCCCACTCACTAGAGCCCAGAAGTCAAGAGCAGCCTCTGCTTCAGCCCAAACAG GACATGCTGGGCATCCTTCCTGTGGGCAGCCCCCTGACCTCAAGCATCTCTTCTAGTATCACCTCCAGCCTAGCAGCTACTCCCCCTAGCCCTGCCGGCACCAGCAGCGTCCCTGGAATGAATGCAAATGCTCTGCCCTTCTACCCCACCAGCGACACGGTAGAGTCGGTCATAG AGTCTGCCCTGGATGACCTGGACCTGAACGAGTTTGGGGTAGCTGCCCTAGAAAAAACTTTCGATAGCAGCACAGTGCCCCACCCAGGCAGCATCACAATCG GCGGCAGCTTGCTGCAGAGCTCTGCACCCGTGAACATCCCTGGCTCCTTAGGCAGCTCTGCCTCCTTCCACTCAGCGTCCCCGTCCCCTCCTGTCAGCCTCTCCTCACACTTcctgcagcagccccagggccacCTGAGCCAgtcagaaaacacatttttggGGACTTCAGCATCACATGGATCTTTGG GTCTGAACGGGATGAACAGCAGCATCTGGGAGCATTTTGCCTCTGGAAGCTTCTCCCCGGGCACTTCCCCTGCCTTCCTGTCAGGGCCGGGGGCTGCCGAGCTGGCCCGGCTTCGGCAAGAGCTGGACGAAGCCAACAGCACCATCAAGCAGTGGGAGGAATCCTGGAAGCAGGCGAAGCAG GCAGCATCAGCCTCCTCcttgcccccctccccaggcacctGA